In the genome of Acidimicrobiia bacterium, one region contains:
- a CDS encoding dienelactone hydrolase family protein yields MRDALAGFRTSSFTADGVTRPVHEIGAGPAVVVIAEIPGITPEVAGFARRVADAGMTAVLPELFGEPGRPLSGAYAGGVFFRACIAREFATLALNRTSPVTSWLRALARDAHSRCGGPGVGVVGMCFTGGFALGMMLDDDVVAPVLSQPSLPFPIGRRRKAAVGVSDADLRRVKERVASGVCVLGLRFTADVAVPAERFETLRRELGDGFVGVEIDSSPGNPYGIPRRAHSVLTNDLVDEPGHPTRVALDRVLEFLRERLTPERLTS; encoded by the coding sequence ATGCGCGATGCACTGGCGGGCTTCCGCACGTCGTCGTTCACGGCCGACGGCGTGACGCGACCGGTGCACGAGATCGGCGCCGGGCCCGCGGTGGTCGTGATCGCGGAGATCCCCGGCATCACCCCCGAGGTCGCCGGCTTCGCACGACGCGTCGCGGACGCGGGGATGACCGCGGTCCTCCCCGAGCTGTTCGGCGAGCCCGGCCGACCGTTGAGCGGTGCCTACGCGGGCGGCGTGTTCTTCCGGGCGTGCATCGCGCGCGAGTTCGCAACGCTCGCGCTGAACCGCACCAGTCCCGTGACGTCCTGGTTGCGCGCGCTCGCACGCGACGCGCACAGCCGCTGCGGCGGTCCCGGGGTCGGTGTGGTCGGGATGTGCTTCACCGGCGGGTTCGCCCTCGGGATGATGCTGGACGACGACGTCGTCGCGCCCGTCCTCAGCCAGCCGTCGTTGCCGTTCCCGATCGGGAGACGACGCAAGGCCGCGGTCGGCGTGAGCGACGCCGACCTGCGACGCGTGAAGGAGCGCGTCGCGAGCGGCGTGTGCGTGCTCGGGCTCCGCTTCACCGCCGACGTCGCGGTGCCGGCGGAGCGGTTCGAGACGTTGCGCCGCGAGCTCGGCGACGGGTTCGTCGGCGTCGAGATCGACTCGTCGCCCGGGAACCCGTACGGCATCCCGCGACGGGCGCACTCGGTGCTGACGAACGACCTCGTCGACGAGCCCGGTCACCCCACGCGCGTCGCGCTCGACCGGGTCTTGGAGTTCCTGCGCGAGCGCCTCACGCCGGAGCGCCTCACGTCGTGA